From one Streptomyces sp. Q6 genomic stretch:
- the sufC gene encoding Fe-S cluster assembly ATPase SufC: MATLEIRDLHVTVEADNATKEILKGVDLTVKQGETHAIMGPNGSGKSTLAYSIAGHPKYTITQGTVTLDGEDVLEMSVDERARAGLFLAMQYPVEVPGVSVSNFLRSSATAIRGEAPKLRTWVKEVKSAMETLQMDPAFAERNVNEGFSGGEKKRHEILQMELLKPKVAILDETDSGLDVDALRQVSDGVNRVRETGEVGTLLITHYTRILRYIKPDFVHVFSAGKIVESGGPELADTLEAEGYEKYTKGGPVNGVNSGGAVA, encoded by the coding sequence ATGGCAACGCTTGAAATCCGAGACCTGCACGTCACCGTCGAGGCCGACAACGCCACGAAGGAGATCCTCAAGGGCGTCGACCTCACCGTGAAGCAGGGCGAGACGCACGCCATCATGGGCCCCAACGGCTCCGGCAAGTCGACTCTCGCCTACTCCATCGCGGGTCACCCCAAGTACACGATCACGCAGGGCACCGTCACCCTCGACGGCGAGGACGTCCTCGAGATGTCCGTCGACGAGCGCGCCCGCGCCGGCCTCTTCCTGGCCATGCAGTACCCGGTCGAGGTCCCCGGCGTCTCGGTCTCCAACTTCCTGCGCTCGTCGGCCACCGCGATCCGCGGCGAGGCCCCCAAGCTGCGCACCTGGGTGAAGGAGGTCAAGTCCGCGATGGAGACCCTCCAGATGGACCCGGCCTTCGCCGAGCGCAACGTGAACGAGGGCTTCTCCGGCGGTGAGAAGAAGCGCCACGAGATCCTCCAGATGGAGCTCCTCAAGCCGAAGGTCGCGATCCTCGACGAGACCGACTCCGGCCTCGACGTCGACGCCCTGCGCCAGGTCTCGGACGGCGTCAACCGCGTCCGTGAGACCGGTGAGGTCGGCACCCTGCTGATCACGCACTACACGCGCATCCTGCGCTACATCAAGCCGGACTTCGTGCACGTCTTCTCGGCGGGCAAGATCGTCGAGTCCGGTGGCCCCGAGCTGGCCGACACCCTCGAGGCCGAGGGCTACGAGAAGTACACGAAGGGTGGCCCCGTGAACGGAGTGAACTCAGGAGGTGCAGTCGCGTGA
- a CDS encoding non-heme iron oxygenase ferredoxin subunit, with amino-acid sequence MSAFVRVCGLGELEEDTPKRVELDGTPVSVVRTEGEVFAINDICSHANVSLSEGEVEDCQIECWLHGSAFDLRTGKPSGLPATRPVPVYPVKIEGDDVLVSLSQES; translated from the coding sequence ATGTCGGCCTTCGTACGCGTCTGCGGCCTCGGCGAGCTGGAGGAGGACACCCCGAAGCGGGTGGAACTCGACGGCACGCCGGTCTCGGTCGTCCGCACCGAGGGCGAGGTGTTCGCGATCAACGACATCTGCTCGCACGCGAACGTCTCGCTCTCCGAGGGCGAGGTGGAGGACTGCCAGATCGAGTGCTGGCTGCACGGCTCCGCGTTCGACCTCCGCACCGGCAAGCCGTCCGGCCTTCCCGCGACGCGCCCCGTCCCCGTATACCCCGTAAAGATCGAAGGGGACGACGTGCTCGTCTCCCTTTCCCAGGAGTCCTGA
- a CDS encoding TetR/AcrR family transcriptional regulator: protein MARRYDPDRRRRIIDAAIRVVGSKGIGGLSHRTVAAEADVPLGSTTYHFATLDELMVAALRQANEGFAKIVAARGAFRDPDRDLADELTAVLGEWLAGDRVGVELEYELYLAALRRPALRPVAAEWCEELAEAVADRTDPVTARALVALMDGIALQVLLTGGEFDAPYAREMLARLIP from the coding sequence ATGGCCCGGCGCTACGACCCCGACCGTCGCCGGCGCATCATCGACGCCGCGATCCGGGTGGTGGGCAGCAAGGGCATCGGCGGGCTCAGCCACCGCACCGTCGCGGCCGAGGCCGATGTGCCGCTGGGCTCGACGACGTACCACTTCGCGACCCTCGACGAGCTGATGGTGGCCGCGCTGCGGCAGGCCAACGAGGGGTTCGCCAAGATCGTCGCCGCGCGCGGCGCCTTCCGCGACCCGGACCGCGACCTCGCCGACGAACTGACGGCCGTGCTCGGCGAATGGCTCGCCGGGGACCGCGTCGGCGTGGAGCTGGAGTACGAGCTGTACCTCGCCGCGCTGCGCAGGCCGGCGCTGCGGCCCGTCGCCGCCGAGTGGTGCGAGGAACTGGCCGAGGCCGTGGCGGACCGCACCGATCCCGTCACCGCGCGCGCCCTGGTCGCTCTGATGGACGGCATCGCGCTCCAAGTCCTGCTCACCGGAGGAGAGTTCGACGCGCCGTACGCGCGGGAGATGCTGGCACGGCTGATCCCCTGA
- the sufU gene encoding Fe-S cluster assembly sulfur transfer protein SufU → MKLDSMYQEVILDHYKHPHGRGLRDGDAEVHHVNPTCGDEITLRVKYDGETIEDVSYEGQGCSISQASASVLNDLLVGKELSDARQIQETFLELMQSKGQIEPDDSMEEILEDAVAFAGVSKYPARVKCALLSWMAWKDATAQAFAEEAKSA, encoded by the coding sequence GTGAAGCTGGATTCCATGTACCAGGAAGTCATCCTGGACCACTACAAGCACCCGCACGGGCGCGGTCTCCGGGACGGCGACGCCGAGGTGCACCACGTCAACCCGACGTGCGGCGACGAGATCACGCTGCGCGTCAAGTACGACGGCGAGACGATCGAGGACGTCAGCTACGAGGGCCAGGGCTGCTCCATCAGCCAGGCATCGGCCTCCGTCCTGAACGATCTGCTGGTCGGCAAGGAGCTGTCCGACGCGCGGCAGATCCAGGAGACCTTCCTGGAGCTGATGCAGTCCAAGGGCCAGATCGAGCCGGACGACTCGATGGAGGAGATCCTGGAGGACGCGGTCGCGTTCGCCGGTGTCTCCAAGTACCCGGCCCGAGTGAAGTGCGCCCTCCTGAGCTGGATGGCGTGGAAGGACGCGACGGCCCAGGCCTTCGCGGAGGAGGCGAAGAGCGCATGA
- the sufD gene encoding Fe-S cluster assembly protein SufD, which translates to MAEAQNIPAGSTTAGTIAVAAESTVATRMSAPPSYDVQDFPVPHGREEEWRFTPLERLRGLHDGTAVATGTGVKVDVQAPAGVTVETVGRDDARIGKAGKPVDRVAAQAYSVFEKASVVSVPKETVLSEPIRIAVHGEGGVAYGHQVIELGAFAEAVVVIDHTGDAVLAANVDYLLGDGAKLTVVSVQDWDDKAVHVAQHNALVGRDASFKSVVVTFGGDVVRLHPRVQYAATGGEAELIGLYFTDAGQHQEHRLLVDHNQPHCKSNVVYKGALQGQDAHAVWIGDVLIEAAAEGTDTYELNRNLVLTDGARVDSVPNLEIETGEIVGAGHASATGRFDDEQLFYLMARGIPADEARRLVVRGFFAELVQQIGVPDIEERLLEKIATELEASV; encoded by the coding sequence ATGGCTGAGGCTCAGAACATCCCGGCCGGATCCACGACCGCCGGAACCATCGCGGTGGCCGCAGAGTCGACCGTCGCCACGCGCATGAGCGCGCCGCCCTCCTACGACGTGCAGGACTTCCCGGTCCCGCACGGCCGTGAGGAGGAGTGGCGGTTCACGCCGCTGGAGCGGCTGCGCGGTCTGCACGACGGCACCGCCGTCGCCACCGGCACCGGCGTGAAGGTCGACGTCCAGGCGCCGGCCGGCGTCACCGTCGAGACCGTCGGCCGGGACGACGCCCGCATCGGCAAGGCGGGCAAGCCCGTGGACCGCGTCGCCGCCCAGGCGTACTCGGTCTTCGAGAAGGCGTCCGTCGTCTCCGTGCCCAAGGAGACCGTGCTCAGCGAGCCGATCCGGATCGCCGTGCACGGCGAGGGCGGCGTCGCCTACGGCCACCAGGTCATCGAGCTCGGCGCCTTCGCCGAGGCCGTCGTCGTCATCGACCACACCGGTGACGCGGTGCTCGCCGCCAACGTCGACTACCTGCTCGGCGACGGCGCGAAGCTGACCGTCGTCTCCGTCCAGGACTGGGACGACAAGGCCGTCCACGTCGCGCAGCACAACGCGCTCGTCGGCCGGGACGCCTCCTTCAAGTCCGTCGTCGTCACCTTCGGCGGTGACGTCGTCCGCCTGCACCCGCGCGTCCAGTACGCGGCCACCGGCGGCGAGGCCGAGCTGATCGGCCTCTACTTCACCGACGCGGGCCAGCATCAGGAGCACCGCCTCCTGGTCGACCACAACCAGCCGCACTGCAAGTCGAACGTCGTCTACAAGGGCGCTCTCCAGGGCCAGGACGCGCACGCCGTGTGGATCGGTGACGTCCTCATCGAGGCCGCCGCCGAGGGCACGGACACGTACGAGCTGAACCGGAACCTGGTTCTCACCGACGGCGCCCGCGTCGACTCCGTGCCGAACCTGGAGATCGAGACCGGCGAGATCGTCGGCGCCGGTCACGCCTCCGCGACCGGCCGCTTCGACGACGAGCAGCTCTTCTACCTGATGGCCCGCGGCATCCCCGCGGACGAGGCCCGTCGCCTCGTCGTGCGCGGCTTCTTCGCCGAGCTGGTCCAGCAGATCGGTGTCCCGGACATCGAGGAGCGGCTGCTCGAGAAGATCGCGACCGAGCTGGAGGCTTCGGTCTGA
- a CDS encoding metal-sulfur cluster assembly factor, whose translation MSENTAVEMKPASEEEVREALYDVVDPELGIDVVNLGLIYGIHIDDANIATIDMTLTSAACPLTDVIEDQAKSATDGIVNELRINWVWMPPWGPDKITDDGREQLRALGFNV comes from the coding sequence ATGAGCGAGAACACCGCTGTCGAGATGAAGCCGGCCTCCGAGGAGGAGGTCCGCGAGGCGCTGTACGACGTCGTCGACCCCGAGCTGGGCATCGACGTCGTCAACCTGGGGCTCATCTACGGCATCCACATCGACGACGCGAACATCGCGACGATCGACATGACGCTGACGTCCGCGGCCTGCCCGCTGACCGACGTCATCGAGGACCAGGCGAAGTCCGCCACTGACGGCATCGTCAACGAGCTGCGGATCAACTGGGTCTGGATGCCGCCGTGGGGCCCGGACAAGATCACGGACGACGGGCGCGAGCAGCTGCGCGCGCTCGGCTTCAACGTCTGA
- a CDS encoding multidrug efflux SMR transporter, with product MGYVLLAGAIAAEVAATTAMKYSEGFSRLWPSLITVTGYVIAFVLLAQTLKTVQIGTAYAIWAGTGTAVIAAIGMIFLGEGLTAAKVAGIALVIGGVVLLNLGGAH from the coding sequence ATGGGATACGTACTGCTGGCCGGTGCCATCGCCGCCGAGGTGGCCGCCACCACGGCCATGAAGTACAGCGAGGGGTTCAGCAGGCTCTGGCCCTCGCTGATCACGGTCACCGGGTACGTGATCGCGTTCGTGCTCCTCGCGCAGACGCTGAAGACCGTCCAGATCGGCACCGCGTACGCGATCTGGGCGGGCACCGGCACCGCCGTCATCGCCGCGATCGGCATGATCTTCCTCGGTGAAGGGCTGACCGCGGCGAAGGTCGCGGGCATCGCCCTCGTCATCGGCGGCGTCGTCCTGCTGAACCTGGGCGGTGCCCACTGA
- a CDS encoding cysteine desulfurase, producing the protein MTQLPGLLDTEAIRKDFPILDRVLHDGKKLVYLDNAATSQTPRQVLDAVDEYYTQHNANVHRGVHVLAEEATALYEGARDKVAAFINAPSRDEVIFTKNASESLNLVANMLGWADEPYKVDHETEIVITEMEHHSNIVPWQLLSQRTGAKLKWFGLTDDGRLDLSNINEVITEKTKIVSFVLVSNILGTHNPVEAIVRRAQEVGALVLIDASQAAPHMPLDVQALQADFVAFTGHKMCGPTGIGVLWGRQELLEDLPPFLGGGEMIETVSMHSSTYAPAPHKFEAGTPPISQAIALGAAIDYLNSIGMENIHRHEQVLTEYAVKRLQEVPDLKIIGPTTAEDRGAAISFTLGDIHPHDVGQVLDELGIAVRVGHHCARPVCLRYGIPATTRASFYLYSTPGEIDALVDGLEHVRNFFG; encoded by the coding sequence GTGACACAGCTGCCGGGCCTCCTCGACACCGAGGCGATCCGCAAGGACTTCCCGATCCTCGACCGGGTGCTCCACGACGGCAAGAAGCTCGTCTACCTGGACAACGCGGCGACGTCACAGACGCCGCGCCAGGTCCTCGACGCCGTCGACGAGTACTACACACAGCACAACGCCAACGTCCACCGCGGCGTGCACGTGCTCGCCGAGGAGGCCACGGCGCTGTACGAGGGCGCGCGCGACAAGGTCGCCGCGTTCATCAACGCGCCGAGCCGCGACGAGGTCATCTTCACCAAGAACGCCTCGGAGTCGCTCAACCTCGTTGCCAACATGCTGGGCTGGGCCGACGAGCCGTACAAGGTCGATCACGAGACCGAGATCGTCATCACGGAGATGGAGCACCACTCCAACATCGTTCCGTGGCAGCTGCTCTCGCAGCGCACCGGTGCGAAGCTGAAGTGGTTCGGCCTCACCGATGACGGCCGGCTCGACCTGAGCAACATCAACGAGGTCATCACCGAGAAGACGAAGATCGTTTCGTTCGTTCTCGTGTCGAACATCCTCGGCACCCACAACCCGGTCGAGGCCATCGTGCGCCGCGCCCAGGAGGTCGGGGCCCTGGTCCTGATCGACGCCTCGCAGGCCGCGCCGCACATGCCGCTCGACGTGCAGGCGCTCCAGGCCGACTTCGTGGCCTTCACCGGCCACAAGATGTGCGGTCCGACCGGCATCGGCGTGCTGTGGGGCCGCCAGGAGCTGCTCGAGGACCTGCCGCCGTTCCTCGGCGGTGGCGAGATGATCGAGACCGTGTCGATGCACTCGTCGACGTACGCTCCCGCGCCGCACAAGTTCGAGGCCGGCACGCCGCCGATCTCGCAGGCGATCGCGCTCGGAGCGGCGATCGACTACCTGAACTCGATCGGCATGGAGAACATCCACCGCCACGAGCAGGTGCTCACCGAGTACGCGGTGAAGCGGCTCCAGGAGGTACCCGACCTCAAGATCATCGGCCCCACCACGGCCGAGGACCGGGGCGCCGCGATCTCCTTCACGCTCGGTGACATCCACCCGCACGACGTGGGCCAGGTCCTCGACGAGCTGGGCATCGCCGTCCGGGTCGGCCACCACTGCGCGCGGCCCGTCTGCCTGCGGTACGGAATTCCTGCGACCACGCGAGCGTCGTTCTATCTGTACTCCACGCCCGGCGAGATCGACGCTCTGGTCGACGGCCTGGAGCACGTTCGGAACTTCTTCGGGTAG
- a CDS encoding DUF3616 domain-containing protein has protein sequence MGSNHPAGAAASATPTIALSTGYLSGAVGGVDDPTVTVNIAQSGADASRLTVAASASSRTAVAQPVDVTVSGTGASRTVSVAARGRGYTDLTLKVTGVGGTSATTTLHYAASGAVQNAVDARYFTGSSDASAAVDVGDGYVVVADDESNVLRLYDRSRSGAPVRTWDFSAQLGVSKEVDIEGAARVGDLIYWTGSLGNNKDGEYKAPRNTVFTTSVSATGSATQLSYAHSYKKLRDQLVAWDEANGDRYGFAAGTADGEAPKQIDGFNVEGLEFAPGSTSTAYIGFRAPLVPPKDGGKALIVPVTNFDKVLSSGSAPVFGTAIELDLGGLSVRDLRKNSADQYLILAGSWAADDNSDPYALYEWDGVAGHAPVKRADLPTSDPGGWESVVAVPDLSVPGQRVQLITDSGSADLYGDGTEAKDLTHAEWKKSRAAWFTVS, from the coding sequence ATGGGCAGCAACCACCCGGCCGGCGCGGCGGCCTCGGCGACGCCGACGATCGCGCTCTCGACCGGATACCTGAGCGGTGCCGTCGGGGGCGTGGACGATCCGACCGTGACCGTGAACATCGCACAGAGCGGGGCCGACGCCTCCCGGCTCACCGTCGCGGCGAGCGCCAGCAGCAGGACCGCGGTCGCCCAGCCGGTCGACGTCACCGTCAGCGGCACCGGCGCGAGCCGTACGGTCTCGGTCGCCGCGCGCGGACGGGGCTACACCGATCTCACCCTGAAGGTCACCGGAGTCGGCGGGACGTCCGCGACCACGACGCTGCACTACGCCGCCTCCGGCGCCGTGCAGAACGCCGTCGACGCGCGGTACTTCACCGGGTCCAGCGACGCCTCCGCCGCCGTCGACGTCGGTGACGGCTACGTCGTCGTCGCCGACGACGAGTCCAACGTGCTGCGCCTGTACGACCGGTCCAGGTCCGGCGCCCCGGTGCGCACCTGGGACTTCAGCGCGCAGCTCGGCGTCAGCAAGGAGGTGGACATCGAGGGCGCCGCACGCGTCGGCGACCTCATCTACTGGACCGGCTCCCTCGGCAACAACAAGGACGGCGAGTACAAGGCGCCGCGCAACACGGTCTTCACCACCTCGGTGAGCGCCACCGGCTCCGCCACCCAGCTGTCGTACGCGCACTCCTACAAGAAGCTGCGCGACCAGCTCGTCGCGTGGGACGAGGCCAACGGCGACCGGTACGGGTTCGCCGCGGGTACCGCCGACGGCGAGGCGCCCAAGCAGATCGACGGGTTCAACGTCGAGGGCCTCGAATTCGCGCCGGGGTCCACGTCCACCGCGTACATCGGGTTCCGGGCGCCGCTGGTGCCGCCGAAGGACGGGGGCAAGGCGCTGATCGTGCCCGTCACCAACTTCGACAAGGTCCTGTCGAGCGGTTCGGCCCCCGTCTTCGGCACGGCGATCGAGCTGGACCTGGGCGGCCTGTCGGTCCGCGACCTCCGCAAGAACTCCGCCGACCAGTACCTGATCCTGGCCGGCAGCTGGGCCGCCGACGACAACAGCGACCCGTACGCCCTGTACGAGTGGGACGGCGTCGCCGGGCACGCGCCCGTCAAGCGCGCCGACCTGCCGACGAGCGACCCGGGCGGCTGGGAGTCCGTCGTCGCCGTGCCCGACCTGTCCGTCCCCGGGCAGCGGGTGCAGCTGATCACCGACAGCGGCTCCGCCGACCTGTACGGCGACGGCACCGAGGCCAAGGACCTCACGCACGCCGAGTGGAAGAAGTCGCGGGCGGCCTGGTTCACGGTCTCGTAG